One genomic window of Fusarium fujikuroi IMI 58289 draft genome, chromosome FFUJ_chr01 includes the following:
- a CDS encoding probable 40s ribosomal protein s11.e, cytosolic — protein MKRDDDKATELTVQSERAFQKQPHIFQNSKTKTKSTRPGKGGRRWYKDVGLGFRTPKTAIEGSYIDKKCPFTGLVSIRGRILTGTVVSTKMHRTIIIRREYLHFIPKYSRYEKRHKNVAAHVSPAFRVQEGDQVTVGQCRPLSKTVRFNVLRVLPRTGTSVKKFSKF, from the exons ATGAAGCGCGACGATGATAA GGCGACCGAGTTGACCGTCCAGTCGGAGCGTGCTTTCCAGAAGCAGCCTCACATCTTCCAGAACtcgaagaccaagaccaagagcacCCGACCGGGCAAGGGTGGCCGACGATGGTACAAGGACGTCGGTCTGGGTTTCCGAACCCCCAAGACCGCCATTGAGGGCAGCTACATCG ACAAGAAGTGCCCTTTCACCGGTCTCGTCTCTATCCGTGGCCGTATCCTGACCGGTACCGTCGTTTCCACCAAGATGCAccgcaccatcatcatccgcCGAGAGTACCTCCACTTCATCCCCAAGTACTCCCGTTATGAGAAGCGACACAAGAACGTTGCCGCTCACGTCTCCCCCGCTTTCCGTGTTCAGGAGGGTGACCAGGTCACCGTTGGCCAGTGCCGACCCCTCAGCAAGACT GTCCGCTTCAACGTCCTGCGTGTCCTGCCCCGAACTGGCACGTCCGTTAAGAAGTTCTCCAAGTTTTAA
- a CDS encoding related to spindle pole body protein, producing MAPADATLPATRRTRRSIGAHTDVNKAFEKENATVDVTSSLAASRKKSRSKSLGPGGLDALMKANGNRRASLAVPSRAPRSILKQTMPIPEIPPMKPRQPDLIDFGEPTKEVSTPNSADNSGSKIAVKTEEEQQAAAREREERERRDARRKSLANRRVSFAAEATLHTFHEVEFNQDSTTSTDSTRRNSAFSNAAAQQKERDDEEKKQRRSSGLPPVNFHNSEDDTATTLYSSDSEPADAVEEVADIEEDGDDDSSESDDGTMMTVDDVTGTTAASDRSVDSDGESSTLDEALRLAARRAGNQQLQDEEDDDIDEDEEYIPMFGWGKENKNNIAAQDQKNLPPPSHTHQAEAVQDTEDATGTNMSMDMDIDMDMDMTRAVGGILKPQPAQQYDPNEDMSMDVTRVIGGIIKPQHPQEHNPDEDMPMDVTRVFGGIVSQPQRTSAHNADEEEEGEDTPMDEATMEFTTAIGGIKCPALEQDEVSDGNEDMSMELTTVMGGVLSQKKRKSIAASRRRTVNRVENENDDDDAPMDMTLAVGQILSQPGTDRPEDNEDADEDEGDATMGMDMTTAIGGILSKATDGSRNLGKRVMEEEADSADGPDDILQAAISKNVVDEQAEPTTPNDKQAKTPSPGPSRTPRSAQRSITGTKISTPQANSRTSRTPSPAKATTTTPQSTKARTPKSTKLATPQLDSIVSEKIATPRSASPKRPSSVRTTRASSRTPSPVKSTPKQGFFQNNFRNSNRTPTAILTPQRSLSGIGADRAGLGSPQVAALFDRRGSIGDTATNFVPGKRGVMFEDPKEMTQEIDREAQEEEDKENRRKILEREADGAEATLNLREMIDSLSPKRKPLRGRKSLHVGSAKGLLGKRPNELDDDEDDPEDNDGVKRLKGHQGSPVKNVRLQQPPSKEETTGRLNYSFRQSLQPNTATPTLSSPEKPDAATTPRHQGRFKEVEDDRVGHQVNFDETPIRDAEQLEEEAEAEADQDGDRIHLQDFLNMTSIRFMELTTTKRRHTQAPGTLDNGFLDDGEEDLSLERCVVAGACTVPMLELYQHSCRELKKYISEGRRIVKEIETDTFEENPPLFKEYMAATPEIKTLMDKQFMNVKNHARLLSKAMWYEWRMKLQEGLKEGLSGIDDGMETDKELLDKQKSLLDSVLPPIVARYKSLLEERNNLEEVARELADCDPADLEAAREELASLDEDVEYKKKRIAELREQFQASEVEVEDLITQKQNCVDEIAESEKIREECRGWTSTEVNSLKARVDSIEKQCGWSVTGISGTVLSMAYRREIEIVFDIAAFQEHQPNSTIDLWYIADSREQNTLPKTTEKEFFLQSIRDYVRALPHSRTEVAHLLKSVQNAWDKANLVSSQVVRLNATFPTTVEKTSDSSIAITTSLLLVPLETRLEIKLDLQGQSGAEALDVMIAPDAKVLYGEHFNVPKVTEFLNTRIGKFVGAGEEQWSDVMVELHGRLIARGRKAG from the exons ATGGCGCCCGCCGATGCAACTTTGCCTGCTACAAGGCGCACGCGAAGATCAATCGGTGCCCATACAGATGTTAATAAGGCGTTCGAGAAAGAAAATGCGACCGTCGACGTCACAAGCTCGTTGGCCGCGAGTCGCAAAAAGTCGAGGAGCAAGAGTTTAGGTCCTGGTGGCTTGGATGCTCTCATGAAAGCCAACGGAAACAGACGAGCT TCTCTTGCAGTCCCATCAAGAGCCCCGCGCTCAATTCTCAAACAAACCATGCCGATACCTGAAATACCGCCTATGAAACCGAGACAGCCTGACCTAATTGACTTTGGAGAACCGACAAAAGAAGTTTCTACTCCGAATAGTGCGGATAATAGCGGTTCCAAGATCGCAGtcaagacagaagaagagcagcaaGCTGCAGCTCGGGAACGAGAGGAGCGTGAGCGTCGCGATGCTCGTCGCAAATCTCTTGCAAACCGTCGCGTATCTTTTGCTGCCGAGGCGACTCTACACACATTTCATGAAGTTGAATTTAACCAAGACTCGACGACGTCTACCGACTCAACAAGGCGAAACTCAGCCTTTTCCAATGCCGCAGCTCAGCAAAAGGAAcgcgacgatgaagagaagaagcagagacgAAGTTCCGGACTCCCACCAGTCAATTTCCACAACTCCGAAGACGACACTGCGACAACACTCTATAGTTCAGATTCCGAACCTGCAGATGCAGTCGAAGAGGTTGCCGATattgaggaagatggtgacgatgataGCAGCGAATCCGACGATGGAACGATGAtgactgttgatgatgtgaCCGGAACAACAGCTGCTTCAGATCGATCAGTTGATTCCGATGGAGAGTCATCCACACTAGATGAAGCCCTGAGACTGGCTGCGCGAAGAGCTGGCAATCAACAactccaagatgaagaagacgacgacattgacgaggacgaagaaTATATCCCCATGTTTGGATGGGGCAAGGAGAATAAGAATAACATTGCTGCACAAGATCAAAAAAATCTACCACCTCCGTCTCATACTCACCAAGCTGAAGCAGTGCAAGATACGGAGGACGCTACTGGAACCAACATGAGTATGGACATGGACATAGACATGGATATGGACATGACACGCGCAGTCGGCGGTATCCTTAAACCCCAGCCCGCACAGCAGTATGATCCCAATGAGGATATGTCTATGGACGTAACTCGTGTAATAGGGGGCATCATCAAACCCCAACACCCACAAGAACATAATCCGGATGAAGATATGCCTATGGATGTTACGCGTGTATTTGGTGGTATTGTCAGCCAGCCCCAGAGAACCAGCGCTCACAAtgccgatgaagaggaagaaggagaggacACCCCAATGGATGAGGCTACCATGGAGTTCACAACCGCAATTGGTGGTATCAAATGTCCAGCGCTTGAGCAAGATGAGGTGTCAGACGGCAACGAGGACATGTCGATGGAACTCACTACTGTTATGGGCGGAGTCCTGTCACAAAAGAAGCGGAAGAGCATAGCTGCTTCTCGAAGGCGTACTGTCAACCGTGTTGAAAATgaaaatgatgatgatgatgccccCATGGATATGACTCTTGCAGTCGGCCAGATCCTGTCACAGCCTGGGACTGACCGCCCAGAGGATAATGAGGATgcggatgaggatgaaggtgATGCCACAATGGGTATGGATATGACCACCGCCATTGGGGGCATTCTCAGCAAAGCGACAGATGGCTCACGAAACCTGGGCAAGCGGGttatggaagaggaggctgaTAGTGCAGACGGTCCTGATGATATACTTCAGGCCGCTATTAGCAAGAATGTAGTTGACGAACAAGCTGAACCAACAACGCCGAACGATAAGCAGGCCAAGACACCAAGCCCCGGACCCTCAAGGACTCCAAGGAGTGCTCAACGAAGTATCACTGGTACTAAAATCTCAACTCCTCAAGCAAACTCCCGAACTTCTCGCACACCCTCACCTgcaaaagcaacaacaacaacaccgcaGTCAACCAAGGCCAGAACACCAAAATCAACCAAACTAGCTACGCCTCAACTCGATTCAATTGTATCAGAAAAGATTGCTACACCTCGCTCAGCTTCACCAAAGCGACCATCTTCTGTCAGAACGACAAGAGCTAGTTCAAGGACCCCATCGCCTGTCAAGTCCACTCCCAAGCAAGGTTTTTTCCAGAATAATTTTAGAAACAGCAATCGAACTCCGACAGCCATACTTACACCCCAACGAAGCTTGTCAGGAATTGGTGCTGACCGGGCTGGACTTGGGTCCCCACAGGTCGCTGCGCTTTTCGATCGACGAGGCTCTATTGGTGATACAGCTACAAATTTCGTGCCGGGGAAGCGTGGCGTCATGTTTGAAGACCCCAAGGAGATGACGCAAGAGATCGATCGTGAGGCacaggaggaagaagataaagaaaaCCGCAGAAAGATTCTCGAGAGGGAAGCTGACGGCGCTGAAGCCACACTTAACCTGCGAGAAATGATTGACAGCCTCAGCCCTAAGCGTAAGCCGCTCAGGGGTCGCAAGAGTCTTCATGTAGGAAGTGCCAAAGGCCTTCTCGGCAAGCGACCTAATGAacttgacgacgacgaggatgatcCTGAAGATAACGATGGTGTCAAAAGGCTCAAAGGTCACCAAGGAAGCCCAGTCAAGAACGTCAGACTTCAACAACCGCCCTCCAAAGAGGAGACGACGGGAAGATTGAATTATTCGTTCCGACAAAGCCTGCAACCAAATACTGCTACACCAACCTTGTCTTCACCAGAGAAGCCCGATGCAGCAACCACGCCAAGGCATCAGGGCAGATTCaaggaggttgaagatgacaggGTTGGCCACCAGGTGAATTTCGATGAAACCCCAATCAGAGATGCGGAGCagctggaggaggaagcagaggcagaggccgACCAAGATGGAGATAGAATTCATCTTCAGGATTTCCTGAACATGACCTCGATTCGCTTCATGGAGCTGACAACAACCAAGCGTCGTCACACGCAAGCTCCTGGAACCCTTGACAACGGATTCCTTGATGACGGTGAAGAGGACCTTTCCCTCGAACGTTgtgttgttgctggagctTGCACAGTGCCGATGCTTGAACTTTACCAGCACTCGTGCcgtgagctgaagaagtaTATATCGGAAGGCCGACGAATTGTGAAGGAAATCGAGACCGACACGTTTGAGGAGAACCCGCCTCTGTTCAAGGAGTATATGGCAGCCACACCTGAGATCAAGACTCTGATGGACAAGCAGTTTATGAATGTCAAGAACCACGCTCGCTTGTTAAGCAAGGCCATGTGGTATGAATGGCGAATGAAACTGCAAGAGGGTTTGAAGGAAGGTCTTTCAGGAATTGACGATGGTATGGAAACCGACAAGGAGCTTCTGGATAAGCAGAAGAGTCTCCTTGATTCCGTGCTACCCCCCATTGTAGCTCGTTATAAGTCACTACTCGAAGAAAGAAACAATCTCGAGGAGGTCGCCCGGGAGCTCGCTGACTGTGACCCTGCCGATCTCGAGGCTGCTCGCGAGGAGCTGGCGTCTCTTGACGAGGACGTCGAATATAAGAAGAAGCGCATCGCAGAGCTAAGGGAGCAGTTCCAAGCTTCAGAAGTGGAAGTCGAGGACTTGATCACCCAGAAGCAGAATTGCGTCGATGAAATCGCAGAGTCTGAGAAAATACGCGAAGAATGCCGTGGCTGGACGAGCACAGAGGTCAACAGTCTCAAAG CTCGAGTTGATTCTATCGAGAAGCAATGTGGCTGGTCAGTGACTGGCATATCTGGAACTGTCCTATCGATGGCCTACAGGCGTGAGATCGAGATCGTTTTTGATATCGCCGCGTTCCAGGAGCATCAACCGAACTCGACTATTGATCTCTGGTATATCGCCGATAGCCGGGAGCAGAATACACTTCCCAAGACAACAGAGAAGGAGTTCTTCTTACAGAGTATTCGAGATTACGTTCGTGCACTTCCTCATAGCCGCACTGAGGTTGCCCACCTCCTAAAAAGTGTCCAAAATGCCTGGGACAAGGCAAACCTCGTCTCTTCGCAAGTTGTCCGACTAAACGCTACCTTTCCCACGACGGTGGAGAAAACATCCGACTCAAGTATAGCCATCACAACATCCCTGCTGCTCGTGCCTCTTGAGACTCGTCTTGAAATCAAGCTGGATCTCCAAGGTCAAAGCGGCGCCGAAGCACTTGACGTGATGATTGCACCTGATGCCAAGGTGTTGTATGGTGAACACTTTAACGTACCCAAAGTGACAGAATTTCTAAACACACGGATTGGCAAGTTTGTTGGGGCTGGAGAAGAGCAGTGGAGTGACGTGATGGTCGAATTGCACGGAAGACTAATTGCGAGAGGTCGCAAGGCAGGATAG